From Phragmites australis chromosome 5, lpPhrAust1.1, whole genome shotgun sequence, a single genomic window includes:
- the LOC133918027 gene encoding uncharacterized mitochondrial protein AtMg00810-like, whose amino-acid sequence MANPTDYRSIAGALQYLTFTSSYIAYIVQQACLHMHDPREPHANLLKRILCYLEGTIDHGLQLHQTSPTSLTAYIGTDWPSCPDTRKSTSGYVVFLGNNLISWSSKHQQTVSHSSAEAEYRVVVNAVAKSY is encoded by the coding sequence ATGGCTAATCCCACTGACTACAGAAGCATCGCTGGCGCTCTTCAGTACTTGACATTCACGAGTTCGTACATCGCCTACATCGTGCAACAAGCTTGTCTTCATATGCATGACCCACGGGAGCCACACGCCAATTTGCTCAAGCGTATTCTTTGCTACCTCGAGGGCACCATTGACCACGGTCTGCAGCTGCATCAAACTTCACCAACCTCACTTACGGCTTACATTGGCACTGATTGGCCCAGCTGTCCCGACACTCGGAAGTCCACCTCGGGCTATGTGGTTTTTCTTGGCAACAACCTCATCTCATGGTCCTCCAAGCATCAGCAGACGGTCTCTCACTCCAGTGCTGAGGCGGAGTACCGTGTTGTTGTCAATGCCGTTGCTAAGTCCTACTAG